Within the Vanacampus margaritifer isolate UIUO_Vmar chromosome 8, RoL_Vmar_1.0, whole genome shotgun sequence genome, the region ATAGAGTTCGATGTGCGGCCGGACCCAGAAGGTGTTTCTGTGAAGCCCATGACACGGACACTGCTCGTTCCGGAAAATGTCATCAACCTGCAGTTTGTTGAACGATGACCCACTCTTCACTGAGTGACGTGAAAGTGGCCACGGCCTTCAAGAGCACAAAGCACACGGCCAGGCGGCGACCTGTTCGCAATCATTTCAAAAAGTACAGCGGCCCAGGCGCTCCATGGGAGCCTTTTGGTTATGATAACGCATATTTGCACAAATCAGTCAGAGAACTGCCATGAATGTCGTTTAGCAGACGCTCCTCAAACTATCATTTAGAATTCAACATTTAAGAAGCCATTGAagcggattttttttatattagatcAAATGACGCAgctgtgattaaaaattgtGTTCATTCACAACCTCCCACATCTTTATCATAAGCAAGCTCATGGTCCAAGTGTGTGGTGCATTCAGGACAGGGCGTCACAGTGGAAATGCCAAATTAAATGTGTACCATGAAGATGGTTTACTTTCAAATTCTAATCTGTAAAACAGTTTATGATAGGCTCATCATGTCACCATAATGAAAGCTTTATCAGCTGTGCAGTCAGtgttttaaagtaacattttctcatttctaactgacaaatgtaaataaataaaatacaaataagttGACTTATGTAAAATTCAAAGCAAAAAGACcttgtgaaaaaaattgtaggCGCACAAGTTGTTTGCGGTACAATACTGTCACCTAGTggtgttttattgtattgtttgaTTTAGTGGCAAGCCATTGTAGTATTTATATTAGCATCTGCTTAGTCAAATTAATTTGTGTAGGTAATTGTTTGTATTGTTCGGGTGAGCAGCCAGGTGATTTTCAATTTTATAGTAAGTTTCATTTCGAGTTTTATGGTTACACCTTTTCCTCTTCACCATCACTGTTCAGCTGTGGTGACGtcgcaataataataataataataataataaaatgatacgTGGGTGTCTTGTTCAATGTCGCGTGTGAAGATTGAAATCCAGGTTGTGTTTGAGAGATAGGGTTCTTTTTAAAATTCTGCACCCATGGCAACTGTTAGAAACATTTCTTTTCATAAACAATCAGGtgcaaatattttgaattcaCTTTGTAAATCTGTCTGTATAGCGACTgtcctcacatttttttttcctttctctttgTACACTTTGGAAAACGTAGCAACATTAGTGTCTGAATtctgtatttattgtaatttatcaTGGAACTTTGAAATTACATGACAATAAAATCCCAGCAagcattgtttttgtgtgtatgtgtgtgggcgcgtgtgtgtgtgcaaggtCGAATCTAAAAAAGATTTTTAGCACTGCCAAGCCACTAGCTAAACTTTTGGCACGTAGCGTAGGCATACATTTCTCAGAAATGTGGTACTGGATGTCAACGTTCTTGTGTCTGTACTGCACTCATTATGTTTGCTTTTGCAACAGACAATGCGTCAAAATGAAAACGATCAATAATACTGTACTGTCTCGACTCGatagaaaaaaattacagcatCCAGTATTTGGGCCATTTCACCGAATCGGTGCAATTTGCTTGCTGTAACTCATTCAGaattcctgtattttttttccaactctaaatctaaaaaaaatacacatggaATTGTATATTGGTCCATTTCAGACAACTTCATatttatgtcattgtttttattataactGATTGTGTAACAGGACTGAGCTTTTAGCTAATAATTAGCAAATAACTTAATTAAAATCAAGACACATTTATCGCAGGCGTCGGGCAATAGAATATAAACATACATCATTGCATATATtcgaataaactttttttttttcgcgctGACTCTCCAGTCCACATGGTGTCGCAATTGCGCCGCGAACATGTTTACTGACCTCGTCGCTTCCTCACAAGAAGAGGAAAACATGACTACAACTACAACCAGCTCTATGCTAACCGTATGTTGTCGCGATCTTGCGATGTAGTACAAAGACACACCTGTTTACACGGTTTTGATTAAGTATACATCGATATACAGTACACACGCAGCCAAATACTGGATCTAATACCGCAATAAAACAACGAAGGAACGGTGAGTCACTAGAACTTGCACCTCGCTAGTATTAGCTTGCTAATCAACAGCGGCTAACGTTAGCTCACATTGGAATGTTGGTCAGTAAATACCGAATAAGTTTAAAGATAACATGTTTCTATCAAATTAAACAAGTATGATtcacattattgttgttttacatCGACCATCGAGCAGACGTTACGGAGTGGGGCGTGTTTGTGTTAGTATCTTCGGCcctgtggctaaagctaacATGTAAACAATACTAGCTGTAAAGGAAGTAGCATCGCTTGCATTACATTGCCTAAAAGGGCCAGTTTATTAGGTCGTGTGATGTTCTGAAGTGCTGTGATGTGTTCGTTTAACAAAGTACGGTTGAGATCGTTATACATTCTTGATAAATGCGAGGTTTTTGAAAAAGTGTGGCCGTTTACATaggtttaaaattttaaatatcattaCCAGTTTGCACTCTCGCGTTCAGGAAACATCACagttattgtcattttttaaatgcaaagttTCAAACGACAATCTACAGAACCAATACAAAACCTAACGGTGAACAACAGTCTTCATATTACTACTTTCTCTCTATATGTGAAATTTCTTCTTTGACCTTTGCTCTTACCAGATGCAAGCGGTTGAGCCTGGTGTGCCAATGGCAGTTGCAGGTTCACACAGCCGCTCAGAAGATGAAGAGTCGCTTGTTATAAAAGATGTGAAAAGGACAACGACGCAAGCGTTTGGCAGTGGAGTTCCCAAACGCAGAAGTTCTTCCAGGTTCCATTAAATCTATTGTCTATTTCTAGCTTGGTCTTCATATTCTGTTGAGGATAAATAAAGATGTAGATGTGTTACTTCTTGTGTCTTGACGATAGTCTTGTGTAATTGTTAATGTGGTCAAACAACATCCATAGATCGATAAAGAGAAAGAAGTTTGACGATGAGCTGGTGGAAAGCAGCCTTGTAAAATCATCAAGCCGCGTTAAAGGGCCTCCTCTCATGGAGCCTTTACGCTGCTCAGGTAGCGAGCCTTCTTCCAGTGAGAAAAAGAAGGTAAAGAATTCATATGAGTGAAAAAACAAATTTCgttttaattatgattttttttttttttttttttttcatccttcgTGCTATCTTGGCAGATGGCGAAATCAGGACCTGCTTTGACGCCGCCTCTCACGATGCTGATGCATCCTACGCCAATAACCAAAAGAATGAAGAAAAGTAAACAGCCGCTACACATGACGAAAGATTTAGGTCGCTGGAAGCCTACAGATGACCTGCTGCTTATTAATGCAGTATTGCAGGTGAGTTTGAAACGTTCATGtaggcacaattttttttattcaacgcTTAAGTActaaacattttcattgaatcATTATTTAGATGCTTTTCAAGCACAGTCTTAATATTGAACAATCAGGATTATTCTGTTTTCCACGCAAGAAAATGTTATTAGATTGTGCAGATGTGATGTTAATAGCCCATATGTGACCATAAACATTTGTGTTTATATTCTGCAGACAACAGACCTCACATCTGTCCATTTAGGGGTCAAGTTCAGCTGTCGTTTCACATTGCGGGAAATTAAAGAGCGGTGGTACGCGCTTCTCTACGATCCAGTCATCTCAAAGTAAGACACCGACCGGGCAGGCAAGCCGCATGTTTCCTTCCGCTGCGttgacattttgacttttcaCTTTCCTCCCTGCTGTTGTGGCTCGTCAGACTTGCGTGGCAGGCCATGCGGCAGCTCCATCCGGAAGCCGTAGCTGCGATACAAAGCAAAGCTCTCTTCAATCAGGCCGAGGAAGTACTGCTGGCCAAGATTGGCTCGGTGAGTACGcacacattgattttttttgggtgattatCTCCCTGCTGTAACATTGCAACGGAATCAGATGCATGTTACTTTGTTTGTCATCAGACAAGTCAGCCGAAATTAGACGTATTCCAGGATCTCCTGAGTAAACACTCAAGTGTTTTTCACCAATCCCGAACTCCCAAAAGTCTACTGGTCCACTGGCAGCTTCTCAAGCAATACTACCTACTGGATGACCAGAGTGGTGAGTCAGCTCACGCTCGGCATGGCAAACATAtagacttaactcattcactgccattgacggttataaacgtcaacaattcatttgaactatttctattagtttaacatttttttttcacttttgttgacaagagtatgaaaacctagatttttttattgtacatttagaacagatataaaatttgtgattaatcgtgagttaacttgtgaagtcatgcgattaattacaattacaaaatgtaattgcctgttgccccaaatttttaataatcctttcttttcttttttttaattcatttactgccattgacggctaaaaatgtcaacaattcatttgaactatttctaattgtgagttaactagtgaagtcatgcgattaattacaataaaaaaaattaattgccctaatttttagtaattgttttcttttatgaatttatggcagtgaaagagttcaaCTTTACGTAACAGATTTGACTATATTAGACTTATGATACTGTTATGTTAGTTACAAATGTATACAATTGCCAAGATCGATTGATAGTGGACattatccattcatttcaattcactGCATTTATCAGCATTTGAAATGATGAAACCCTGTCAGTGTCAAAGGATTTGACATTATAGTAATTGTTTGTGATGCAAACGTGTAGTagtttaattacaaaaacaaatttattgTAGTGTGTGTTAATGATTGTGTTGTGTTGCAGTCCAGCCGCTCCCAAAGGGGGATCAAGTGCTGAACTTCTCTGATGCGGAGCAGATTGTTGATGATGTCAAGTTAAAGTAAGGCATGCTTTGATTTGgatatgtgtgtatgttttgtACATCTGCTGCAAAATTGGGGccaaattatgacattttttatttattaggacCTAAGCAAGCCTCTTTGAGTTTCTTCTTAGAATTATTTTTGCACCTTTTGGGGGGCCTCAAAATGCCTAAAAATCTCCAATTATTGCAAGGACGTATCCTGCTGATAatgcatttgaaataaaaccCATCAAAATTCACTCAGTAGCGCCCCCTGGAATATTTGCGGGGGGTCACATGACACCGGTTacatcaaattcaccaaaactgaaagttgtcctttttggtttgcttctttatttttttttgcctatgtcATGTAATGTGGACAAGGCATGGTGTCATTTTAGTGCATTTTTTAAGAA harbors:
- the mcrs1 gene encoding microspherule protein 1 gives rise to the protein MQAVEPGVPMAVAGSHSRSEDEESLVIKDVKRTTTQAFGSGVPKRRSSSRSIKRKKFDDELVESSLVKSSSRVKGPPLMEPLRCSGSEPSSSEKKKMAKSGPALTPPLTMLMHPTPITKRMKKSKQPLHMTKDLGRWKPTDDLLLINAVLQTTDLTSVHLGVKFSCRFTLREIKERWYALLYDPVISKLAWQAMRQLHPEAVAAIQSKALFNQAEEVLLAKIGSTSQPKLDVFQDLLSKHSSVFHQSRTPKSLLVHWQLLKQYYLLDDQSVQPLPKGDQVLNFSDAEQIVDDVKLKESRDEVLEHELMISDRHQKKEIRQLEQELPRWQVLVDSITGMSMPDFDNQTLAALRGRMVRYLMRSREITLGRATKDKQIDVDLSLEGPAWKISRKQGIIKLKNNGDFFIANEGRRPIYIDGRPVLSGNKWKLNNNSVVEIAGLRFVFLINLELISLIKAEAAKMTQQ